In a genomic window of Penaeus vannamei isolate JL-2024 chromosome 38, ASM4276789v1, whole genome shotgun sequence:
- the LOC113803376 gene encoding U-scoloptoxin(01)-Cw1a, with translation MKIAFVLAAFAAVASARMAYQLTAGFEDIVGLPVTSFSCEGRPYGYYADIDNDCKIFHVCVPVVDELGQLTSTDHFSFICGNDTTFSQESLTCITDTDGFPCNEAATLYDVVNAEFGRIPEQEFQN, from the exons ATGAAGATCGCCTTCGTCCTCGCCGCCTTCGCCGCCGTCGCCTCCGCCCGCATGGCCTACCAGCTGACCGCGGGCTTCGAGGACATCGTGGGTCTGCCCGTAACGAGCTTCAGCTGCGAAGGCCGCCCATACGGATACTACGCCGACATCGACAACGACTGCAAGATCTTCCACGTCTGCGTCCCCGTCGTCGATGAGCTGGGCCAG cTCACGAGCACCGACCACTTCTCCTTCATCTGCGGCAACGATACGACGTTCAGCCAGGAGTCCCTCACTTGTATCACAGACACTGACGGCTTTCCTTGCAATGAGGCTGCAACACTGTACGATGTTGTCAATGCTGAGTTCGGAAGGATACCCGAGCAGGAATTCCAGAACTAA